The stretch of DNA CCCGTGCAGGGCCAGGTCGGCAGCAGCCAATGCCTGCTCATCGGGCGTCAGGTCCGCCACATTTTCACCGGCCATGATGCTGGTTTCCGTGAGCTGAAATACCTGTTCCGCTGCCAGAGCGGGATGCGCCGTGGCCATCAGACCCAACGTGCAGCCTTCGATAATCAGCCAATGAAAATGCGTCACCATGTCGGCGCGCACCTGCTGGGCGGTGGCAAACTCCGGCTGGCGCAGCTCCGGCAGATAGAACAGCCCTGCCTGCTCGCGATCAAACGACGCCACCATCCGGGTTTCCTCAAACACACTCTTGTAGAGCGTCACATCCGGCGGCAGGTCGAGCTCGTTGACCTGGGCATAAAAGGCCAGCGAGGGGGCAGCTGCAAAAGCAATCAGCTCGTTCAGCAATTCCGCCTTCGACTCGAACAGATGGAACAGCGATGCCGGAGACGCTTTGAGGTCCTTGGCAATCATCCGGATGCTGGTGCCGCCATATCCGTGAATCGCCATCAACCGGGCAGCCGCCGACAGCACCATATCGCGGGTGAGATGCGGCTTCCCGTCGCCGCGAGGACGTCCGACAGGGCGGCGCTTGGGCGCCGACGTTGCCGCTGAAGTGGCTGTATCGCTCATGGACCCTGTTTAGGACTGTTCGCTGCCTTTGTCTATTTTATATCAACCGTTCAATATTAATTGACTCTAGCTAATCTCCAGTGCTACTCACAGCGAAACACAGGCTGGGGAGACACATCATGCCAACCGCACTCATCACCGGATGCTCTCGCGAAACGGGCTTCGGCCAGATCACCGCCAAAACACTCGCCAAGGCTGGTTTTGACGTGGTCGCCACCATGCGCAACGCGGAACGCGGCGCCCCGCTGACCCAGTGGGCCCGCGATCACAATGTCCGTCTCGACGTGATGGAGCATGACGTTCTGGACCCGGCTCAAAATCGCCGCGTCGTCGAGCAGACACTCACAAACACCGGGTCCCTCGATGTGCTGGTCAACAATGTGGGCATGAGCAGCTTCGGGGCGCTGGAAACGCTCCACGACGACCACATTCGCCAGACCATGGAGACCAACTTCTTCTCAGCCGTGGACATGACCCGCGCCGCCCTGCCCGCCATGCGCAAGCAGGGTGCAGGTCGCGTTTTCTTCGTCACCTCCATGGCAGGCGTCACCGGCATACCGGGCGAGAGCATCTACTGCGCCAGCAAGTTCGCATTGGAAGGCATGGCAGAGTCACTCGCCATGGAAGTGGCCCGCTTCGGCATTCACGTCAGCACCATCCGCCCAGCTTTCTTCAACACCGGCATGAGCATGCACAACACGGACGCTTCCAGCTTCTTCGAGCGCGGCAACGCATACGACGGCTTCAATGATGCTGTGGTTGCCTCAACGGCGGAAGGGGAAGTCGCTGGTGAAGATCCGCAACTGGTGGCCGACATGGTCCTGGAGGCTGCCACAACAACGGAACCAAAACTGCGCTGGAACCCCGGCCAGTCTGCGCCGGAAGTCGCGGCCGCCCGCGCATCCATGTCCGATGAAGACTGGCGCACTTACGTCATGGCCGAGCTGGGCATGACCGACTGGCTCACACCAGCCGCTTAGACAAACACAGCTTACGAAAAAGGGAGACCGTCATGACCATTCAGCAAACCAGAATGCCCGCACTCTCCGCCGAGGAAATCGCCCGCGTGCGGCAACCACTGGCGCAGGCCTATACCCTGCCCCCCGCTGCCTATACGGACCCGGAGATCTATGAGCGCGAAGTCTCACTCATCATGCGCAAAAGCTGGCTGCCACTGGCACGTGTGGATCAGGTGGCCAAGCCCGGCGACTACATCTCGATTGATCTGTTTGGTCAGCCGGTCATGGTCGTCCACGGCAAGGACGGCACCATCCGCACCATGTCCCGCGTGTGTCTCCACCGCGCTGCACCGCTAACCGAGGACGGTGCCGGACACCG from Pyruvatibacter sp. HU-CL02332 encodes:
- a CDS encoding TetR/AcrR family transcriptional regulator is translated as MSDTATSAATSAPKRRPVGRPRGDGKPHLTRDMVLSAAARLMAIHGYGGTSIRMIAKDLKASPASLFHLFESKAELLNELIAFAAAPSLAFYAQVNELDLPPDVTLYKSVFEETRMVASFDREQAGLFYLPELRQPEFATAQQVRADMVTHFHWLIIEGCTLGLMATAHPALAAEQVFQLTETSIMAGENVADLTPDEQALAAADLALHGLLVDPARLENIRQQAAQIVLTIDRIAVE
- a CDS encoding SDR family oxidoreductase, which codes for MPTALITGCSRETGFGQITAKTLAKAGFDVVATMRNAERGAPLTQWARDHNVRLDVMEHDVLDPAQNRRVVEQTLTNTGSLDVLVNNVGMSSFGALETLHDDHIRQTMETNFFSAVDMTRAALPAMRKQGAGRVFFVTSMAGVTGIPGESIYCASKFALEGMAESLAMEVARFGIHVSTIRPAFFNTGMSMHNTDASSFFERGNAYDGFNDAVVASTAEGEVAGEDPQLVADMVLEAATTTEPKLRWNPGQSAPEVAAARASMSDEDWRTYVMAELGMTDWLTPAA